In a genomic window of Muntiacus reevesi chromosome 1, mMunRee1.1, whole genome shotgun sequence:
- the SLC27A1 gene encoding long-chain fatty acid transport protein 1, protein MRAPGAGSASVASLALLWLLGLPWTWSTAAALGVYVGGGGWRFLRIVCKTARRDLFGLSVLIRVRLELRRHQRARHTIPQIFQAVAQRQPERLALVDAGSGACWTFAQLDAYSNAVANFFLRLGFAPGDVVAIFMEGRPEFVGLWLGLAKAGVEAALLNVNLRREPLAFCLGTSGAKALVFGRELAAAVAEVSGQLGKSLVKFCSGDVGPDGVLPDTQLLDPVLKETSTAPLAQPPGKGMDDRLFYIYTSGTTGLPKAAIIVHSRYYRIAAFGHHSYSMQAADVLYDCLPLYHSAGNIMGVGQCLIYGLTVVLRKKFSASRFWDDCVKYNCTVVQYIGEICRYLLKQPVREAEGRHRVRLAVGNGLRPSIWEEFTERFRVRQIGEFYGATECNCSIANMDGKVGSCGFNSRILPHVYPIRLVKVNEDTMELLRDAQGLCIPCQTGEPGLLVGQINQQDPLRRFDGYISESATSKKIAHSVFRKGDSAYLSGDVLVMDELGYMYFRDRSGDTFRWRGENVSTTEVEGVLSRLLGQTDVAVYGVAVPGVEGKAGMAAIADPHGQLSPNALYEELQKVLAPYARPIFLRLLPQVDTTGTFKIQKTRLQHEGFDPRLTSDRLFFLDLKQGHYLPLDQDVYTRICSGAFAL, encoded by the exons ATGCGGGCTCCAGGTGCAGGTTCGGCTTCCGTGGCCTCTCTGGCGCTGTTATGGTTGCTCGGACTGCCATGGACCTGGAGTACGGCGGCGGCGCTCGGCGTGTACGTAGGCGGCGGCGGCTGGCGTTTCCTGCGCATCGTCTGCAAAACCGCGAGGCGGGACCTCTT CGGTCTCTCTGTGCTGATACGCGTGCGCCTGGAGCTGCGGCGGCACCAGCGCGCGCGCCACACCATCCCGCAGATCTTCCAGGCGGTGGCTCAGCGGCAGCCCGAGCGCCTGGCGCTGGTGGACGCGGGCAGCGGCGCGTGCTGGACCTTCGCGCAGCTGGATGCCTACTCCAACGCTGTGGCCAACTTCTTCCTCCGGCTGGGCTTCGCGCCGGGTGACGTGGTGGCCATCTTCATGGAGGGCCGGCCTGAGTTTGTGGGACTTTGGCTGGGCCTGGCCAAGGCAGGTGTGGAGGCCGCGCTGCTCAACGTGAACCTGCGGCGGGAGCCCCTGGCCTTCTGCCTGGGCACCTCAGGCGCCAAAGCCCTGGTCTTCGGAAGGGAGCTGGCAGCGG CGGTGGCGGAGGTGAGTGGGCAGTTGGGAAAGAGCCTGGTCAAGTTCTGTTCTGGTGACGTGGGGCCTGATGGCGTCTTACCGGACACCCAACTCCTGGACCCGGTGCTGAAGGAGACCTCCACAGCCCCCCTGGCACAGCCCCCTGGCAAGGGCATGGATG ATCGACTGTTCTACATCTACACATCGGGGACCACGGGGCTGCCCAAGGCTGCCATCATCGTGCACAGCAG GTACTACCGCATCGCGGCGTTTGGGCACCACTCCTACAGCATGCAGGCAGCAGATGTGCTCTACGACTGTCTGCCCCTGTACCACTCCGCAG GGAACATCATGGGCGTGGGTCAGTGTCTCATCTACGGGCTGACGGTGGTCCTGCGCAAGAAGTTTTCGGCTAGCCGCTTCTGGGATGATTGCGTCAAGTACAACTGCACg GTGGTCCAGTACATCGGGGAGATCTGCCGCTACCTCCTGAAGCAGCCAGTGCGCGAGGCAGAAGGACGGCATCGTGTGCGCCTGGCAGTGGGCAACGGGCTGCGGCCGTCCATCTGGGAGGAGTTCACAGAGCGCTTCAGGGTCCGCCAGATCGGCGAGTTCTATGGGGCCACCGAGTGCAACTGCAGCATCGCCAACATGGACGGGAAG GTCGGTTCCTGTGGCTTCAACAGCCGCATCCTGCCCCACGTGTACCCCATCAGGCTGGTGAAGGTCAACGAGGACACCATGGAACTACTGCGGGATGCCCAGGGCCTCTGCATCCCCTGCCAGACTG GGGAGCCCGGCCTTCTCGTGGGTCAGATCAACCAGCAGGACCCGCTGCGTCGCTTCGATGGCTACATCAGTGAGAGCGCCACGAGCAAGAAGATCGCCCACAGCGTCTTCCGCAAGGGTGACAGCGCCTACCTCTCAG GTGACGTGCTGGTGATGGATGAGCTGGGCTACATGTACTTCCGGGACCGCAGCGGGGACACCTTCCGCTGGCGTGGGGAGAACGTCTCCACCACTGAGGTGGAAGGCGTGCTAAGTCGCCTGCTGGGCCAGACAGATGTGGCTGTGTATGGAGTGGCTGTGCCAG GAGTAGAGGGCAAAGCAGGCATGGCAGCCATCGCAGACCCCCACGGCCAGCTGAGCCCCAATGCGCTGTATGAGGAACTGCAGAAGGTCTTGGCGCCCTATGCCCGGCCCATCTTCCTGCGCCTCCTGCCCCAGGTGGACACTACAG